One segment of Ziziphus jujuba cultivar Dongzao chromosome 12, ASM3175591v1 DNA contains the following:
- the LOC132800152 gene encoding receptor-like protein EIX1 encodes MRGSGRWLALCSGLVLSIATITIFSKRGESKVPARCIDSERQALLNFKHGLVDYHNMLSSWTSGKEKYCCMWRGIKCDNRTNHVVMLNLAGYCREYDHQRSDYDIARYFDEYETYVAFTWGPSNFGGEIGSSLVELKYLRHLNLSINDFTRIPNLIGSLARLRYLNLRWNPISGTIPSQLGNLTRLRFLHLYSHEVMIAEDLEWLPCLSSLTTLTLGRLNLSKPMDWLQSIRRTPSLSSLQLWDCHFPYEVNVGTSSLSQ; translated from the coding sequence ATGAGAGGTAGTGGTAGATGGCTTGCATTGTGCAGTGGACTTGTATTATCCATTGCAACAATCACCATATTCAGCAAGCGTGGCGAAAGTAAAGTTCCAGCACGGTGCATAGACAGCGAGAGACAAGCTCTTCTCAACTTCAAACATGGTCTTGTAGATTATCATAACATGTTATCGTCTTGGACAAGTggcaaagaaaaatattgttgcATGTGGAGAGGAATCAAATGTGACAATAGAACCAATCATGTCGTCATGCTTAACCTTGCTGGATATTGTCGTGAATATGATCACCAAAGGTCTGATTATGATATCGCTAGATACTTTGATGAATATGAAACATATGTAGCTTTTACTTGGGGCCCCTCCAATTTTGGGGGTGAGATTGGATCTTCCTTGGTTGAATTGAAATACTTGAGGCACTTGAACCTCAGTATCAATGATTTTACTCGGATTCCAAACCTCATTGGTTCTTTAGCTCGGCTCAGATATCTCAACCTCAGATGGAATCCAATAAGTGGAACTATCCCTTCCCAACTTGGAAATCTCACTAGGTTGCGTTTTCTTCATCTATATTCTCATGAAGTAATGATTGCTGAGGATCTCGAATGGCTTCCTTGTCTCTCTTCTCTGACAACCCTTACATTGGGTCGTCTCAATCTATCCAAGCCGATGGATTGGCTCCAATCAATCAGAAGGACCCCTTCATTGTCAAGCTTGCAATTATGGGACTGCCACTTTCCTTATGAGGTGAACGTAGGTACTTCATCTCTTTCTCAATAA
- the LOC112489737 gene encoding receptor-like protein EIX2, producing the protein MRSLENIDWTSNNIEGGIPKKSMGNLCNLKSLNLSYNSLNGTIIDLLESLVGCARKSLEILNLQDNKLGDSLFDLSRFSSLKELYLANNELNGSIMENIGQLSNLEILDVSSNYITGMVSKLNGTMPDLLQFSSLKELYLANNKLNGSLMESIGPLSNLEVLDVSSNYITGVVSKTQLQKLSKLKKLDLSLNSLIIDIESKWVPPFQLFVLKLGSCRLGPSFPSWLQTQSKLFRLDISNSGISDYIPDWFYNLTPKLRYLNLSFNSIKGTLPNFPLRFDNYPIIDLSCNQFHGSIPISLANATALNLSNNTFTIFQPFLCTDLSDRPTTFLDLSNNMLSESLPDCWMHWSELIVLNLENNKLSGNIPSSMGSLYHISTLRLSNNNISGILPSSLKKCSLLRLLDVGQNNLYGEIPTWIGDYLTDLVVLHLKSNRFYGSLPLNLCQLSDIQILDLSLNDLSGFIPRCFHNFTRMVHKVNDYVSSSLSTGIDSLYIIDPSRGYGRIFVNYEYITWKGKNYKYDRNLWLLRIIDLSSNKLTGEIPINLTNLVVLVQLNLSRNNLSGTIPESIGKMEPLESLDLSHNQLSGKIPMGLADLSFLGFLDLSNNQLWGRIPTGTQLQTFEASVYSENRGLCGPPLIATCCGDGKLQETSTPCETTVGKLQEDNAEWVDMSWFYMGIGVGFGIGFLGVCGLALFFNTSWRRLYFKQLLNRWRTSNYGAN; encoded by the coding sequence ATGAGGTCCCTAGAAAATATTGATTGGACATCAAACAATATAGAAGGTGGAATACCAAAAAAATCCATGGGGAATCTTTGCAATTTGAAGTCACTGAATCTTTCTTACAACTCTTTAAATGGTACAATAATTGATCTCTTGGAGAGTTTGGTTGGTTGTGCTAGAAAATCCTTAGAGATTTTGAATTTGCAAGACAACAAACTTGGAGATTCGTTGTTTGATCTTTCCAGATTTTCATCCTTGAAAGAGTTATATTTAGCTAATAATGAATTGAATGGTAGCATAATGGAAAATATTGGTCAGCTCTCTAATCTTGAGATTTTGGATGTTTCATCAAATTATATTACTGGAATGGTCTCCAAACTGAATGGTACCATGCCTGATCTACTACAATTTTCATCACTAAAAGAGTTATATTTAGCTAATAATAAACTGAATGGCAGCTTAATGGAAAGTATTGGCCCGCTCTCTAATCTTGAGGTCTTAGATGTTTCTTCAAATTATATTACTGGGGTGGTCTCCAAAACTCAGTTACAGAAACTATCCAAATTGAAGAAGCTTGATTTATCATTAAACTCTTTGATAATCGATATTGAGTCCAAGTGGGTTCCACCTTTTCAACTGTTTGTATTGAAATTGGGATCTTGTAGGTTGGGTCCATCATTTCCTAGTTGGCTTCAAACGCAATCGAAATTGTTTAGACTTGATATCTCCAATTCTGGAATTTCAGATTATATCCCTGACTGGTTCTATAATCTAACTCccaaattaagatatttaaacCTGTCTTTCAATTCTATCAAAGGTACCTTACCAAATTTTCCCTTGAGATTCGATAATTACCCAATTATTGATTTGAGCTGCAACCAGTTTCATGGTTCCATTCCAATTTCTCTTGCTAATGCAACTGCATTAAATCTCTCCAACAACACATTCACCATCTTCCAGCCTTTCTTATGTACAGACCTATCTGATAGGCCAACAACTTTTCTTGACCTTTCTAACAATATGTTATCTGAAAGCCTTCCTGATTGTTGGATGCATTGGAGTGAATTGATAGTTCTTAATTTGGAAAACAATAAATTGTCAGGAAATATTCCATCCTCAATGGGTTCACTATATCATATTTCAACATTGCGTTTGAGCAACAACAACATCTCAGGAATTTTGCCTTCCTCGTTGAAGAAATGCAGTTTGCTACGACTTTTAGATGTTGGACAAAACAATTTGTATGGAGAAATACCAACATGGATTGGAGATTATCTAACTGATTTGGTTGTCCTACATTTAAAGTCAAATAGATTCTACGGGAGCTTACCTTTAAATTTATGTCAGCTTAGTGATATTCAAATACTGGACCTTTCCCTAAATGATTTATCTGGATTCATTCCACGGTGCTTCCATAACTTCACCCGAATGGTTCATAAAGTAAATGATTATGTTAGCAGTTCTTTATCTACAGGCATTGATTCTTTATATATCATTGATCCATCGAGAGGTTATGGACGAATCTTTGTAAATTATGAATACATAACATGGAAAGGGAAAAACTACAAGTACGACAGGAATCTCTGGCTACTCAGAATCATTGATCTTTCAAGTAATAAACTGACCGGAGAGATTCCTATAAATCTGACAAATCTTGTAGTGTTAGTCCAGTTAAACCTCTCAAGGAACAACTTGAGTGGAACCATCCCTGAAAGCATAGGGAAGATGGAGCCGCTGGAATCTCTAGATCTATCTCACAACCAGCTTTCTGGTAAAATTCCAATGGGATTAGCTGATCTGTCTTTTTTAGGTTTCTTGGACTTGTCGAATAACCAGTTGTGGGGAAGAATACCTACAGGCACTCAGTTGCAAACCTTTGAAGCTTCTGTATATTCGGAGAACAGAGGACTTTGTGGACCTCCTCTGATTGCTACATGTTGTGGAGATGGAAAATTACAAGAAACTTCTACCCCATGTGAAACCACAGTTGGAAAATTGCAAGAAGATAATGCAGAATGGGTTGACATGTCATGGTTTTATATGggaattggagttggatttggTATTGGGTTTCTGGGAGTATGTGGGTTGGCTTTGTTCTTCAACACATCCTGGAGACGTCTCTATTTTAAACAGCTGTTGAATCGTTGGAGGACCAGCAACTATGGAGCTAATTGA